The DNA region CGGAGCGTCGGGTGGGAACCTGATCATCGGTGGCAGCCCGTGGCTGTTCGTGATTCTCGCCAACGGCTTCGTCGGCGCCTCATTCGGCATGATCATATTTACATCGGCGATCGAATCGATTCCCAAGGACTTAATCACCGCTGCCAAGGTTGACGGTGCGGGCACTTGGCGCCTCATCAGGGACATAAAACTTCCGATGATCAAATGGCCGCTTCTTTTCATCGCCACCTATCAGACGCTTTCCCTACTCACATCGTTTGAGTACATCTTGCTGCTCACTGAGGGAGGACCTGGGCTATTTGGTACTGAGGTCTGGGCCCTGACCGCCTACAAACGAGCATTCTCGACGTACTTTGGAAACAGTCAATGGGGGTACGGGGCAGCGTGGGCTGCAGTGATCGTCACGGTCGGCCTCATCCTCTCCATTGGGTATGTGAAGCTATTCAAATTCAACGAACTCATTGCAGAGCCAAAGATTGAGAACCTCTGATTATGACTACTACTGAATTCGAAATTATCGATGACGTCGAGCCCAGCACGATTCGGAGACTGACACGGCGTGTGTTTAGCGGCCGAGGGTTCGCCTACCTGTTCTTGACGTTGTCTATCGCACCGATCCTTCTCGGCTACTCGTGGTTGGTCATTGCCAGCTTTTCGACACGCACACGCGGGTTGATTCCGGTCAATGCCAGTGACGGTTTTGGCGGCTTGACGCTGAGTAACTGGTCGTTCTTGAGCGATATCGTCGTGTGGAAAGCAATGTGGAACTCGCTGCTGATCGCAGTAGCGATGGTTATTGGAGTCGGCGTCGTGTCGACATCGGCTGGTTATGCGCTTGCTCGTATGAAGTTCCTCGGTCGCAAGGGATTCTTGTCCATGACGCTGATCTTGCACGCGTTCAAAGCAGAGATGCTGCTCATTGCGATCTTCTTTGTTCTACTGACGCTTGGGGATTTTCCGATAATTGGAAACTTCATCGGTTTCAACACGGTCGGCGGAGTAGCGCTCGTCATGATTGCGCTCGAACTCCCGCTCGGTATTTGGTTGATGAAGGGTTTCTTTGACAACCTCGCTTGGGACATGGAACGTGCCGCCATGATCGACGGGGCCTCGCGCTTTCGGGTGTGGTGGCAAATCATGCTGCCGCAGATCCGGCCAGGCATTGCAGCGCTCAGCTTGTTCACGTTCATTGCTGGGTGGAACGCCTATCTGGTCCCATTCACTTTCACGCTCGGCACCAGGGTGGCCAACATGCCCGTGTTTCTCAACCAACTCCTGAGCGACACAGCCCCGGTGAACTGGAACGCGGTCGCTGCGGTTGGCATGTTCCAGCTCATACCGCTTTTGGTCTTCTTTATCTTCACACAGGAGTTGTTGTTGAACATCTATGCCGGTGGTGCGAAAGGTGGTAACTAATGCAAGTTGTACTTGACAAGCTGACCAAGAAGTGGGACGACGTCGTCGCCGCTGATCAGATTTCTCTCGACATC from Acidobacteriota bacterium includes:
- a CDS encoding carbohydrate ABC transporter permease — its product is MTTTEFEIIDDVEPSTIRRLTRRVFSGRGFAYLFLTLSIAPILLGYSWLVIASFSTRTRGLIPVNASDGFGGLTLSNWSFLSDIVVWKAMWNSLLIAVAMVIGVGVVSTSAGYALARMKFLGRKGFLSMTLILHAFKAEMLLIAIFFVLLTLGDFPIIGNFIGFNTVGGVALVMIALELPLGIWLMKGFFDNLAWDMERAAMIDGASRFRVWWQIMLPQIRPGIAALSLFTFIAGWNAYLVPFTFTLGTRVANMPVFLNQLLSDTAPVNWNAVAAVGMFQLIPLLVFFIFTQELLLNIYAGGAKGGN